The following proteins come from a genomic window of Paenibacillus spongiae:
- a CDS encoding metallophosphoesterase family protein, with amino-acid sequence MIGDHEFKKMDRKEFLKKSGLGALALTAGATGLTSDLFAGKAFANGKDEDDDHGQKDERRFGETKLHFDSDGKFKIVQFNDTQDDEDIDPRTVQLMERVLDAEKPGFVVMNGDNITGGTDTPDEVRKAINNIAMPMEERGIPWAITFGNHDEDSLANSGMNEEAMLGIYRAYKYNRNDAGAKGITGTGNMNLLIGGGRGGKDPVFNMWLLDSGRYAPKEIAGQNFQGYPSWDWLRMNQVNWYYETSVALEKKFGRKVPSLMFIHIPLWEYRFMWFASVDGRTEADHARAVIKHGIIGERNEDECPGPINSGMFSAILDRGDVKGVFCGHDHVNTYSGNYYGVMLGYCGNTGFGTYGLSGAERNRLRGARVYNLQANGGDVNVETHMVFAKDYGIDLIDPVTLARNADPGLVPDEGRNILK; translated from the coding sequence GTGATTGGCGATCATGAATTCAAGAAGATGGACAGGAAGGAATTTCTGAAGAAAAGCGGCTTGGGCGCCTTGGCGCTTACGGCGGGAGCGACCGGTCTAACTTCAGACCTGTTTGCAGGCAAGGCTTTCGCAAATGGCAAGGACGAAGATGACGATCATGGGCAAAAGGACGAACGGCGATTTGGCGAGACCAAGCTTCATTTCGATTCGGATGGCAAGTTCAAAATCGTGCAGTTCAATGATACCCAGGATGATGAAGATATTGATCCCCGCACAGTACAGCTGATGGAACGGGTGCTGGATGCGGAGAAACCCGGATTTGTCGTCATGAACGGGGATAACATCACGGGCGGAACCGATACGCCGGATGAAGTGAGGAAGGCGATTAACAATATCGCCATGCCGATGGAGGAGCGCGGTATTCCTTGGGCAATCACCTTCGGCAATCATGACGAGGATTCCCTCGCGAACAGCGGCATGAACGAAGAAGCCATGCTGGGCATTTATCGCGCTTACAAATACAACCGGAACGATGCCGGCGCGAAAGGGATCACCGGTACGGGAAATATGAATCTGTTGATCGGCGGCGGACGCGGCGGCAAGGATCCGGTCTTCAACATGTGGCTGCTGGATAGCGGCCGATATGCGCCGAAGGAAATCGCCGGGCAAAATTTCCAAGGCTATCCGAGTTGGGATTGGCTGAGAATGAACCAGGTTAACTGGTATTACGAAACGTCTGTCGCGCTCGAGAAAAAATTCGGACGGAAAGTGCCGTCGCTCATGTTCATTCATATCCCGTTGTGGGAATACCGCTTCATGTGGTTCGCCAGCGTGGACGGCAGGACGGAGGCGGATCATGCCAGAGCCGTCATCAAGCACGGCATCATTGGTGAACGGAACGAAGATGAGTGCCCTGGTCCGATTAACAGCGGTATGTTCTCCGCCATCCTCGACCGCGGGGACGTCAAAGGCGTATTTTGCGGACATGACCATGTCAACACCTACTCCGGCAATTACTACGGCGTCATGCTCGGATATTGCGGCAATACCGGATTTGGCACTTACGGTCTGAGCGGGGCCGAACGGAACCGGCTTCGCGGCGCCCGTGTGTACAATCTGCAGGCAAACGGGGGCGACGTGAACGTCGAAACCCACATGGTGTTCGCGAAAGACTACGGCATCGATCTGATCGATCCGGTTACGCTGGCGCGTAACGCCGATCCGGGGCTCGTCCCGGATGAGGGTCGGAATATATTGAAGTAA
- a CDS encoding MerR family transcriptional regulator: protein MIHINEVAKQTKITVRTLRYYDQIGLLTASSKTEGGHRLYSEEDLKKLQYIQFLKGMGYSLQDIIGMLSDSKWNWSNSLKGQLGYIIEEHKRLKSIESSLRELINGIAIEGGDERLAVQKLIQLSNQNNKRMLTFKESMFNDKEMENWTKLPKMNGEDPDSMEWIALLGQIKRLMKEKDDPASSKVQNIIRRMLEKQAEEFKGDDDFMDKLWELRKSPKQSEMLGLYPIEKDILDFMERAFDIHIASRQDSPMQGGES from the coding sequence TTGATTCACATTAATGAAGTCGCGAAACAAACCAAGATCACGGTCAGAACGCTTCGGTATTATGATCAGATCGGATTATTGACAGCCTCATCCAAAACGGAAGGCGGACATCGCTTATATTCGGAGGAGGATTTAAAAAAGCTTCAATATATTCAATTTTTAAAAGGAATGGGTTACAGTTTGCAAGATATTATAGGAATGCTATCCGACTCGAAATGGAATTGGTCGAATAGTTTGAAAGGCCAGCTAGGCTATATCATTGAAGAGCATAAAAGATTGAAAAGCATAGAGTCATCTCTGCGGGAATTAATAAATGGCATTGCAATCGAAGGCGGGGATGAACGTCTTGCGGTACAGAAGCTTATTCAGTTATCGAATCAAAATAATAAAAGAATGCTGACCTTCAAGGAGAGCATGTTTAACGACAAAGAAATGGAGAACTGGACAAAGCTTCCAAAGATGAATGGAGAAGATCCAGATTCGATGGAGTGGATTGCTTTGCTAGGTCAGATCAAACGGCTTATGAAGGAGAAGGACGATCCTGCCTCATCAAAAGTGCAAAACATCATACGGCGCATGCTGGAAAAGCAAGCGGAGGAATTCAAAGGTGATGATGACTTTATGGATAAATTATGGGAATTAAGGAAATCTCCGAAGCAATCGGAGATGCTCGGTCTTTATCCGATTGAAAAGGATATTCTTGATTTTATGGAACGAGCGTTTGATATTCACATTGCTTCCCGGCAAGACTCTCCCATGCAAGGAGGAGAGTCATGA
- a CDS encoding GAP family protein translates to MSLEMIVMVGGLAILDTLSPATLGVTVYLLLTERERLCSRLMIYLAMVALFYFFVGVAFMLGLDALLAAFSSIFHNRVVSWVMLIIGGILFIASFYYPNNKRSELPRPKTRSKASMIALGLTTSLIEVGTAIPYFAAIGLMTTSNLAVYQWLPILAGYNFIMILPPLIVFTLHLILGRLMQRPLERLRIKLSKHSGSAISWIMCIVGLIMIVNSLDYL, encoded by the coding sequence ATGAGTCTTGAAATGATTGTAATGGTAGGGGGATTGGCAATATTAGATACGCTCAGTCCGGCAACGTTGGGGGTAACCGTATATTTGCTTTTAACGGAAAGAGAACGATTATGCTCACGATTAATGATTTATTTAGCAATGGTTGCGCTGTTTTATTTTTTTGTGGGTGTTGCTTTCATGCTTGGCTTGGATGCTTTACTGGCTGCTTTCTCGTCCATCTTTCATAATCGCGTCGTGAGCTGGGTAATGTTGATTATAGGGGGGATTCTATTTATAGCCAGCTTTTACTATCCGAATAACAAACGATCGGAATTGCCAAGGCCGAAGACTAGAAGCAAGGCATCCATGATTGCACTCGGGTTGACGACATCATTGATTGAAGTGGGTACGGCAATTCCTTATTTTGCAGCGATCGGTCTGATGACTACCTCGAATTTAGCCGTTTATCAATGGCTCCCGATTCTAGCCGGCTATAATTTCATTATGATACTGCCGCCATTAATCGTGTTTACATTGCACTTAATATTAGGGCGATTGATGCAAAGACCATTGGAAAGGCTTCGAATCAAGCTTTCGAAGCATTCAGGATCGGCTATTTCGTGGATCATGTGTATCGTCGGATTGATTATGATTGTGAATAGTCTGGACTATTTGTAA
- a CDS encoding amino acid permease, with the protein MDIKNSQKKQEKKQLVRGLKARHMTMISLGGSIGTGLFLASGGAIHTAGPGGALLAYAAIGFMVYFLMTSLGEMAAYMPVSGSFSTYAGRFVDPAFGFALGWTYWFNWAITIAAEISAASLIVKYWLPETSSLLWSALFLGIIVFINYLSVRAFGESEYWFSIIKVATVLIFIGVGLLMIAGIMGNHEAGFQNLTIGDAPFHGGFMAMLGVFMTAGFSFQGTELIGVTAGESENPAENVPKAVKQIFWRILLFYILAIFVIGTLISYQDPMLLNADITNISVSPFTIVFEKAGFAFAASVMNAIILTSVLSAGSSGLYASTRMLWALAKEGKAPAWLKRLDRRGIPIASLVVTASIGTLAFLASLFGEGVVYIWLLNASGMCGFLIWLGIAISHYRFRKAFVVQGYSLDELPYRARWFPFGPIVAFVICVIVIVGQGYSMFREGNVNVYGLAATYIGLPLFVGVFIGYKMKHRTRLIPLRECRIKDEY; encoded by the coding sequence ATGGACATCAAGAACAGTCAGAAGAAACAAGAAAAGAAACAATTAGTGCGCGGGTTGAAAGCCCGCCATATGACGATGATTTCGCTTGGCGGATCGATCGGAACGGGGCTGTTCCTGGCAAGCGGCGGCGCAATTCATACGGCGGGACCTGGAGGAGCGCTGCTAGCGTATGCGGCGATTGGGTTTATGGTGTATTTTCTTATGACCAGTCTTGGCGAAATGGCGGCTTATATGCCCGTGTCAGGCTCATTCAGCACTTACGCGGGAAGATTCGTCGATCCGGCATTCGGTTTCGCGCTTGGCTGGACGTATTGGTTTAATTGGGCGATTACGATCGCCGCGGAAATCTCGGCTGCGAGTCTCATCGTGAAATACTGGCTGCCCGAGACGTCTTCACTGCTCTGGAGTGCCCTGTTTCTCGGCATTATTGTGTTTATCAATTATTTGTCGGTCCGGGCATTCGGCGAGTCGGAATATTGGTTCTCCATCATAAAGGTCGCAACCGTCCTTATTTTCATTGGTGTCGGGCTTCTGATGATTGCAGGCATTATGGGAAATCACGAAGCGGGATTTCAAAATCTGACGATAGGCGATGCTCCCTTCCATGGCGGCTTTATGGCGATGCTGGGCGTATTCATGACGGCAGGATTCTCATTTCAAGGAACGGAGCTGATCGGCGTTACCGCAGGGGAAAGCGAGAATCCGGCGGAAAATGTGCCGAAGGCGGTCAAACAAATTTTTTGGCGCATCCTGCTGTTCTACATCCTCGCGATCTTCGTGATCGGCACGCTCATTTCGTATCAAGATCCGATGCTGCTTAATGCGGATATAACGAATATTTCCGTCAGCCCATTCACGATTGTCTTTGAAAAAGCAGGCTTCGCCTTCGCGGCTTCGGTGATGAACGCGATCATTCTGACCTCCGTCTTGTCGGCAGGCAGTTCCGGTTTGTATGCTTCCACCCGTATGCTGTGGGCGCTGGCCAAGGAGGGCAAGGCGCCTGCTTGGCTGAAGCGCCTGGATCGACGCGGCATTCCAATCGCTTCACTGGTCGTTACGGCTTCGATCGGGACACTTGCATTCCTTGCCTCGCTGTTCGGGGAAGGCGTCGTCTACATCTGGCTGCTTAACGCTTCCGGCATGTGCGGGTTCCTCATCTGGCTTGGGATCGCGATAAGCCATTACCGGTTCCGCAAAGCGTTCGTCGTCCAAGGCTACAGTCTGGACGAGCTGCCTTACCGGGCCAGGTGGTTCCCGTTCGGGCCGATCGTAGCGTTTGTCATCTGTGTGATCGTGATTGTCGGTCAGGGTTATTCCATGTTCCGAGAGGGAAATGTTAATGTATATGGACTAGCCGCGACGTATATTGGGCTTCCGCTGTTTGTCGGCGTATTTATCGGATACAAAATGAAGCATCGTACGCGTCTGATCCCGCTTCGGGAGTGCCGGATTAAGGACGAATACTAA
- a CDS encoding ArsR/SmtB family transcription factor, producing the protein MSGKYPGMDMATLSALAEPNRMEIVELLRGGPLTVGEIADRLGLRQPQASKHLKVLCDNGILEVKAEANRRIYKLRPEPFQALDTWAKSFLRVMEDRFDKLEDYLKELQNKDES; encoded by the coding sequence ATGTCAGGGAAGTATCCAGGCATGGACATGGCAACGCTGAGCGCATTGGCAGAACCGAACCGCATGGAAATCGTCGAACTGTTGCGCGGCGGTCCTCTGACCGTGGGAGAGATCGCCGATCGGCTGGGGCTTCGCCAGCCCCAAGCCTCGAAGCATTTGAAGGTGCTTTGCGACAACGGAATTCTGGAAGTGAAGGCCGAAGCCAACCGGCGGATCTACAAGCTCCGGCCCGAGCCCTTCCAAGCGCTGGATACATGGGCGAAATCATTCCTGCGCGTCATGGAAGACAGATTCGACAAACTGGAAGACTACTTGAAGGAACTGCAGAACAAGGATGAATCCTAA
- a CDS encoding SRPBCC domain-containing protein has protein sequence MSDNAMVSRVENDRVLVLERVFDAPRELVFNMFKEAEHLKHWWGAKGWELPVCNIDFRPGGVWHYCMKCIDQNLGEYYGMESWGKGVYKEIVEPEKIVYTDYFSDAEGNENENMPSTVIKLEFIDLGGRTKLVNRAEYASAEALKTITDMGALEGIAETWERLEKRLNEVK, from the coding sequence ATGTCTGACAATGCAATGGTTTCGAGGGTAGAGAACGATCGGGTGCTCGTGCTGGAGCGCGTGTTCGACGCGCCGCGCGAGCTCGTGTTCAACATGTTTAAAGAGGCGGAGCATCTCAAGCATTGGTGGGGAGCGAAGGGCTGGGAGCTTCCGGTTTGCAACATCGATTTCCGTCCGGGCGGCGTATGGCATTACTGCATGAAGTGCATCGATCAGAACCTGGGCGAGTATTACGGCATGGAATCTTGGGGTAAAGGCGTGTATAAGGAAATTGTCGAGCCGGAGAAGATCGTCTATACCGATTACTTCTCGGATGCCGAAGGCAATGAGAACGAGAATATGCCATCGACCGTAATCAAGCTTGAATTCATCGATCTGGGCGGCAGGACGAAGCTGGTCAACCGCGCAGAATATGCGTCCGCGGAAGCCCTCAAGACCATTACGGACATGGGTGCTTTGGAGGGCATAGCCGAAACTTGGGAGCGTCTGGAGAAGCGCTTGAACGAGGTCAAGTAA
- a CDS encoding glycerophosphodiester phosphodiesterase family protein: MKKKQAMLAGVLSVLVLGSTQLPYETSAEKNSNAGSFSAESPFVLPKEYEQVWIMNEKTDGDFLDFPGMNVLNETGDQAGRYLYRTHQLNHNAAVSVTDLSGREETKIIFQREDLEELDELVWTPWGTVLTAENISNAAHPDPNVPNAVHGLIYEINPADGSAKALPALGSLSHKGIQLDANGNVYLTDYDRKGTIYRFVPEQPGDLTSGQLYALRTVKKQKDKDITAEWVALDKEQVLKDARSAAAKLKAADYKFPGDMAIKENTLYVAITGEDRVLSISLDEMPIVHNFIQAGDITSKKDFHNPSYLTLDNEGNLWIAEDNEFADVWLAKFDDNNDGTADSVERFASLSDKNAVPTGLYFDPVGSFAPSDSQKLFLNIKNAKDGNDKTFVIRKKPNADLQPEPTRWMNAEMPDQGAADPIVSAHRGAPWLAPENTLDSYRYAFAYGADLVEVDVRETKDGKLVSFHDSTVDSKTDGTGRISDMTYDEVRALNAADNDQWLGSEYDPAQVASIEEILELAEQVGGGIEFDIKEISDPGKLANLAAQYDGVIERSIFNSSDIRIKQAQPEAKLIYNRNRYETPGMLYLLGSYYSVYGSRLDEYTPESIIAIHDAGGIVIPHSYDFGPELEGQTFLNGRAIGIDGAQTNQTDVILDVLDTPVVTSISVEGGTLTARLTNASNGMGIPLKPLIVEKGSERIELTTSVGGAIHLPEGWNDARISFAGDATAQPSTFDGSTL, translated from the coding sequence ATGAAGAAAAAACAAGCAATGTTAGCAGGCGTTTTGTCGGTTCTTGTCTTGGGAAGCACTCAGTTACCTTATGAAACAAGCGCAGAGAAGAATTCAAACGCCGGTTCCTTTTCTGCGGAAAGCCCTTTTGTGCTCCCCAAAGAGTACGAACAAGTGTGGATTATGAATGAAAAAACGGATGGAGACTTCCTCGATTTCCCGGGTATGAACGTGTTAAATGAAACAGGCGATCAAGCAGGCCGGTATCTTTATCGAACCCACCAGCTAAACCATAACGCAGCAGTTAGTGTCACTGATTTATCAGGCCGAGAAGAGACAAAAATTATTTTCCAAAGAGAAGATTTGGAAGAACTGGATGAATTGGTATGGACGCCATGGGGCACTGTGCTTACAGCCGAAAATATATCAAACGCAGCACATCCGGATCCGAATGTTCCAAATGCCGTGCACGGTCTGATATATGAAATAAACCCTGCTGACGGATCGGCCAAGGCACTGCCGGCACTGGGATCCCTTTCACATAAAGGAATCCAATTGGATGCAAACGGGAACGTATATTTGACCGATTATGATCGTAAAGGCACAATCTATCGGTTTGTTCCCGAGCAACCTGGAGACCTTACAAGCGGACAGCTTTATGCATTGCGTACCGTTAAAAAGCAGAAGGACAAGGATATTACTGCTGAATGGGTAGCGCTTGACAAAGAGCAGGTCCTTAAGGATGCGCGTTCTGCAGCAGCAAAGCTCAAAGCGGCAGATTATAAGTTTCCAGGCGATATGGCGATCAAGGAAAATACACTTTATGTCGCTATTACGGGAGAAGATCGCGTTCTTTCCATATCGCTTGATGAGATGCCTATTGTGCACAACTTTATCCAAGCTGGTGATATTACCTCCAAAAAAGATTTTCATAACCCAAGCTACCTGACACTCGATAATGAAGGCAATCTATGGATAGCGGAAGATAACGAGTTCGCTGATGTATGGCTTGCCAAGTTTGATGATAATAACGACGGAACAGCCGACAGTGTTGAACGATTCGCTTCGTTGTCCGATAAGAATGCCGTTCCCACAGGTTTATACTTTGATCCTGTAGGTAGCTTCGCGCCCTCCGATAGTCAGAAGCTATTCTTGAATATTAAAAATGCAAAGGATGGGAATGACAAAACATTCGTCATTCGAAAAAAACCGAATGCCGATCTTCAACCTGAGCCGACCCGATGGATGAATGCCGAAATGCCGGATCAAGGGGCTGCGGATCCCATCGTTTCCGCGCATCGCGGGGCACCTTGGTTAGCGCCTGAAAATACGCTCGACTCCTATCGGTACGCTTTTGCATACGGCGCGGATCTGGTCGAGGTCGACGTCCGGGAGACGAAGGATGGCAAACTTGTTTCGTTCCACGATTCAACGGTCGACTCCAAGACGGACGGCACCGGTCGTATATCGGATATGACTTATGACGAAGTCCGCGCGTTAAATGCTGCCGATAACGATCAATGGCTGGGAAGCGAGTACGACCCTGCCCAAGTCGCATCGATTGAAGAAATCCTGGAACTCGCGGAGCAAGTCGGCGGTGGAATCGAGTTCGACATTAAAGAAATTAGCGATCCGGGAAAATTGGCGAATCTTGCGGCGCAATACGACGGGGTTATCGAACGCTCGATCTTTAACTCAAGCGATATTCGAATTAAACAAGCTCAGCCAGAGGCGAAACTAATCTATAATCGAAACCGTTACGAGACGCCGGGAATGTTATATTTGCTAGGTTCTTATTATTCGGTGTATGGATCCAGATTGGACGAATATACGCCTGAAAGCATCATTGCGATTCACGATGCCGGCGGTATCGTAATACCTCACTCCTACGATTTCGGCCCGGAACTGGAAGGCCAAACCTTTTTGAACGGACGCGCCATAGGAATCGACGGGGCACAAACAAATCAGACGGATGTCATACTGGATGTGCTTGATACACCGGTGGTTACATCGATTTCAGTCGAAGGCGGAACGTTAACGGCCCGTCTCACGAATGCTTCCAACGGAATGGGGATTCCTCTCAAACCGCTCATCGTGGAGAAGGGATCCGAAAGAATCGAACTTACCACTTCCGTTGGCGGAGCGATCCATCTGCCGGAAGGCTGGAACGATGCGCGAATTTCATTTGCAGGCGATGCTACCGCACAACCTAGCACATTTGATGGGAGCACGCTATAA
- a CDS encoding MerR family DNA-binding transcriptional regulator, protein MDKTITPKQMAKRLHVSTTTLRRYESLDLVPDVPRTASNRRYYTPLHVQAFLALRSLIKGFDLPIAYDVMNLLKKGHVEQALWMINLQQYNIQVEKQRIEEVMSLIHQTDFSMYRNIQVTDEMKIGEIAVIAGVNPSAIRHWEKEGLIRAERNPENGYRVFTSRELKKIIVLSSLRKTVFFIESMKQLLEALEIHDLTSIERSFKVALQKLNEQLEKQMNGISEMMIYIHFFKIV, encoded by the coding sequence CACCACAACCTTGCGAAGATATGAAAGTCTCGATTTGGTGCCTGACGTACCTCGGACAGCCAGTAATAGAAGATATTATACTCCGTTGCATGTTCAAGCTTTCCTTGCTTTACGGTCCTTGATCAAAGGATTCGATCTGCCTATCGCCTACGATGTCATGAACTTATTAAAAAAAGGTCACGTTGAACAAGCACTTTGGATGATCAATTTACAACAGTACAACATTCAGGTAGAGAAGCAACGAATCGAGGAGGTCATGAGCCTCATTCATCAAACTGATTTCTCCATGTATAGGAATATTCAGGTCACGGATGAAATGAAAATCGGTGAGATCGCCGTTATCGCTGGTGTAAACCCATCCGCTATTCGACATTGGGAAAAGGAGGGGCTTATTCGCGCTGAGCGGAATCCGGAAAACGGATATAGAGTCTTTACATCGAGGGAATTAAAAAAGATTATTGTGCTAAGCAGTTTAAGGAAAACCGTCTTTTTCATTGAAAGCATGAAACAGTTGCTTGAAGCTTTAGAGATACATGATCTGACTTCGATTGAACGCTCCTTCAAAGTGGCTCTTCAGAAGCTGAATGAGCAATTGGAAAAACAAATGAATGGCATATCAGAAATGATGATATATATACATTTTTTCAAAATAGTGTAA